One stretch of Pelmatolapia mariae isolate MD_Pm_ZW linkage group LG3_W, Pm_UMD_F_2, whole genome shotgun sequence DNA includes these proteins:
- the LOC134624512 gene encoding zinc finger protein 99-like, with protein MPASKDERVVIPVEKTFITMKKARRRECIDSGDRSFTCDQCGKAFTRNSSLKQHQLIHTGVKPFSCDQCGRRFNHNGSLKQHQLIHTGVKPFSCDQCGRRFNQNGSLKQHQLIHTGVKPFSCDQCEKCFNYVSSLKKHRLVHTGLKAFSCDQCGKCFNHNGSLRRHQLIHTGIKPFSCDQCGQAFTHNSKLKKHQLLHTGLKPFSCDQCGKTFTENGNLKRHQLAHTGLKPFSCDQCGKTFTQSGSLKKHQLIHTGLKAISYNQCGKSFSTSNGLKEYHLVHAADKPFVCAQCGKCFTENGNLKQHQLVHTGIKPFSCDQCGRTFTKNSSLKKHQLIHTGLKPFSCDQCGKSFTEKGNLKQHQLIHTGLKPFSCDQCGKSFSQSNGLKEHQLTHTTDKPFTCDLCGKSFTYSKSLKDHLLIHTGIKSFICGQCGKAFTQSTTLKKHQLIHTGIKPFSCDQCGKSFTWRRNLKEHHLLHIGVKPFTCDQCGLSFYRMSSLKEHQAIHTGIKPFVCCQCGKGFGRMDALKNHQLIHTGVN; from the coding sequence ATGCCAGCAAGTAAAGATGAACGAGTTGTGATCCCTGTGGAGAAGACTTTCATCACTATGAAGAAGGCCAGAAGACGCGAGTGCATTGACAGTGGAGACAGAAGCTTCAcgtgtgatcagtgtggaaaggcTTTTACTCGTAATAGCAGCTTAAAACAacatcagctcatccacactggagttaaaccattcagctgtgatcaaTGTGGAAGGCGTTTCAATCACAATGGCAGCTTAAAACAacatcagctcatccacactggagttaaaccattcagctgtgatcaaTGTGGAAGGCGTTTCAATCAAAATGGCAGCTTAAAACAacatcagctcatccacactggagttaaaccattcagctgtgatcaaTGTGAAAAGTGTTTCAATTATGTTAGCAGCTTAAAAAAGCATCGCCTTGTCCACACTGGATTAAAAGCATttagctgtgatcagtgtggaaagtgTTTCAATCACAATGGCAGCTTAAGAAGacatcagctcatccacactggCATTAAACCATTCAGCTGCGATCAGTGTGGACAGGCTTTCACACATAATagcaagttaaaaaaacaccagCTTCTCCACACTGGATTaaaaccattcagctgtgatcagtgtggaaagacTTTCACTGAGAATGGCAACTTAAAAAGACATCAGCTCGCTCACACTGGATTaaaaccattcagctgtgatcagtgtggaaagacTTTCACTCAGAGTGgcagcttaaaaaaacatcagctcatccacactggattaAAAGCAATTAGCTACaatcagtgtggaaagtctttttctaCGAGTAATGGCTTAAAAGAATATCACCTCGTCCATGCTGCAGATAAACCATTCGTCTGTGCTCAGTGTGGAAAGTGTTTCACTGAGAATGGCAACTTAAAACAACATCAGCTCGTCCACACTGGCATTAAACCATTCAGTTGCGATCAGTGTGGAAGGACTTTCACTAAGAATagcagcttaaaaaaacatcaactcatccacactggattaAAACCATTTAGCTGCgatcagtgtggaaagtcttttactgaAAAGGGCAACTTAAAACAGCAtcagctcatccacactggattaAAACCATTTAGCTGCgatcagtgtggaaagtctttttctcAGAGTAACGGCTTAAAAGAACATCAGCTCACCCATACTACAGATAAACCATTCACCTGTGatctgtgtggaaagtctttcaCTTATAGCAAAAGCTTAAAAGATCATCTTCTCATCCACACTGGAATTAAATCATTTATCTGTGGTCAGTGTGGAAAAGCTTTTACTCAGAgtacaactttaaaaaaacaccagctcatccacactggaattaaaccattcagctgtgatcagtgtggaaaatCTTTTACTTGGCGTAGAAACTTaaaagaacatcatctcctccacATTGGGGTTAAACCATTcacctgtgatcagtgtggactGTCTTTCTATCGCATGAGTTCCTTGAAAGAACATCAGGCCATCCACACTGGCATTAAACCATTTGTCTGTTGTCAGTGTGGAAAGGGTTTTGGTCGCATGGATGCTTTAAAAAATCATCAACTTATCCACACTGGagttaattaa